In Prevotella sp. oral taxon 475, one DNA window encodes the following:
- a CDS encoding helix-turn-helix domain-containing protein: MNYYIITETNWAKLRDEILSLAECCHKAFGEKSKHTDWLHNGDVCRLLNISKRTLQHYRDTGVLPFTQIGHKCYYKREDVEALLQTKSEKSKTEK; the protein is encoded by the coding sequence ATGAACTATTACATCATTACAGAAACCAATTGGGCAAAGCTTCGAGATGAAATTTTGAGCCTTGCAGAATGCTGCCACAAGGCATTCGGAGAAAAGAGTAAGCACACGGACTGGCTGCACAACGGAGATGTGTGCCGGCTGTTGAACATCAGCAAGCGCACCTTGCAGCATTATCGTGATACGGGTGTGCTGCCGTTTACACAAATTGGACACAAGTGCTATTACAAGCGTGAGGATGTGGAAGCATTGCTTCAGACCAAATCAGAGAAATCAAAAACGGAAAAATAA
- a CDS encoding helix-turn-helix domain-containing protein codes for MEQIRNLNMEADDMQVVLSAISGVSKRIKEVAQTHKPLFAGELFLTGKEVCERLYISPRTLQDYRDRKIIPYTQFAGKILYKASDLEKILEENYKSCRTG; via the coding sequence ATGGAACAGATAAGAAATTTGAATATGGAAGCGGACGATATGCAGGTAGTGCTGTCCGCTATCAGTGGAGTAAGCAAGAGAATTAAGGAAGTGGCACAGACACACAAGCCGCTCTTTGCCGGTGAGCTTTTCCTTACGGGCAAGGAAGTGTGCGAGCGGCTGTACATCAGTCCCCGTACCTTGCAGGACTACCGAGACAGGAAGATTATCCCCTACACACAGTTTGCAGGAAAGATACTCTACAAGGCTTCGGACTTGGAGAAGATACTGGAGGAGAATTACAAGAGTTGTCGAACAGGATAA